A stretch of DNA from bacterium:
TGCATCACCCGCCGCGCTTCGGCGCCGCGGGCGACCGCGCCGGGCGTTGCCATCACGATGACCTCCATGCGGCCGTTGCCGGTCGTGGCGGCCACGAGGACCGCTGAGTCCAACCGTCCTCGCATCCGATCGCCCAGCGCGCGGAGCGTCGACGGATCGGCGTCCGGGACGGCGACGCCCGCTACCGTAATGCCGTCCACGTCGGTCGCGGCTCGGAGTATGGCCTCGATATCCGGCCCCGCCGGCGTCCGCGCGTCC
This window harbors:
- a CDS encoding DHHA1 domain-containing protein, producing the protein DARTPAGPDIEAILRAATDVDGITVAGVAVPDADPSTLRALGDRMRGRLDSAVLVAATTGNGRMEVIVMATPGAVARGAEARRVMQVLNRRLGTRGGGRAELAQGGGGDPSRLPSVLADIGAVVREALAGSAAGRG